From the Longimicrobium terrae genome, the window CGAACGCGGCGGCGACCTCCGCCGGAGCGGCGGGCGACCCGGCGATCAGCGCCTTGCACGCGCCGATCTGGTCGATGGCGCCCGCGGGCCAAGGGTGCTTCGCCTCCGGGACGACGCGCTCGGCGGGCGCGGCATCGGCCAGAGATAGCGCGGGCCCCAGCGCGGCCTGTGCGGCACCGCCGAAGCGCGGAATCTGGTACTCCGGCCGCAGCCACCGGACGATACCGCGCTTCTCCTCTTCCACGCGCTCGTCGTGCAGCGCAACCAGGCGCTCGAGAATCTCCTCGCGCTCCATGGGCCACGGCCAGCCGTACGCCTCCGCAACCAGCCGGTCCAACTCGTCGTGCATGTCGCGCAGGATGCCGCACGCGGCGATCTCGTGCACGGCGCGCTCCTTGGGCGTCAGCGCCTCGCCGCTCCGCAGCTTCTCGACGACGTTGTACATCCCCGTCATCGTCACCCGCTCGTCCCACGCGATCGCATCTTTTCGATGCTGGTCCAGCCGCTCCGCCACGCGCCCGATCGCCTCGCGCAACTCCCGCCGCGGGTCTGGGAAGGGGAACGGGTCGAAGGTCACCGACTTGTTGTACCGCGGATCGTTGCCGACCCCGAGTCGTGCTCCAGCAGCCAGTGCCCAACTGGTGTGAATGCGCGACGATAATACACCGAGGTGCCAAGGCTCATCCGAGGCAATGCACACCAGCATGTGATCTGGCGCAGTCTCACGTTCAACGAAGACAAAGAAGCGGTGTTTCGCAGTTTCTCCGGTCGCGATATAGCGGGCTAGTCCGGCAAGTGCGGTCCGTAAGTCTTCCCGGGGCCTCGCGAACTGCCACCATCGTTTCCGAGAGGCCGGATCGCTCTTCGACACCCGGTGCGGTCGAACACGATCTCGTATGATATCGAAGAGCAAAGGGTACTCTGCTGCCTCGCTCTCTGATCGGAGCGCGAAATCTATGATCGACGTTGACCGAGATCGCGCTGCCAGATCACGACCATTTAAATATGGACGGATGATTTCCCGGTTCGCCGGGTCAAGCTTCATGAGCCAATCGGCTTCCGCTTCAGCGAGGATGAACCCACCGCCATTGATCATGAATCCAAAGGATGAGATCCCCTTGTTCGCTTGGAGTGCGGAGACTGCGCTTGTCACATC encodes:
- a CDS encoding class I SAM-dependent DNA methyltransferase — its product is MRQTVDVPMRERWAPVQAHAAKLAGSKRKKDRDAALGELRAFHAELRGLRFLDPACGSGNFLYVTLHMVKRLELEVLRAIEEITGNPELGIEEVGPWQFHGIEIKPWAREIAELTLWIGYHQFWMEHHKGGKVPEPVLLDTKTLELRDAVLAWDEIVEVPEKSRPDPTPRIVHPVTGKLVPDPDARLPYYEYRGARQAEWPKAEFIVGNPPYLGTKRMRDAFGDGYVDALRYSYTELPDSADFVMYFWHRAASSINSETTLRSGLITTSSITNTQNRAVIAGATSEKCKVLWAVADHLWVEEAEGAAVRVAMTVLGRGGKATLVSVDSAGNPTSEQTAIALNPDLSTHADVTSAVSALQANKGISSFGFMINGGGFILAEAEADWLMKLDPANREIIRPYLNGRDLAARSRSTSIIDFALRSESEAAEYPLLFDIIRDRVRPHRVSKSDPASRKRWWQFARPREDLRTALAGLARYIATGETAKHRFFVFVERETAPDHMLVCIASDEPWHLGVLSSRIHTSWALAAGARLGVGNDPRYNKSVTFDPFPFPDPRRELREAIGRVAERLDQHRKDAIAWDERVTMTGMYNVVEKLRSGEALTPKERAVHEIAACGILRDMHDELDRLVAEAYGWPWPMEREEILERLVALHDERVEEEKRGIVRWLRPEYQIPRFGGAAQAALGPALSLADAAPAERVVPEAKHPWPAGAIDQIGACKALIAGSPAAPAEVAAAFAGAPVALVTRHLETLAMVGEVRVLPDGRYESVGEPL